The genome window AATTATAGCTAAATCATGGACtcaaagattcttttttcttttttccaggttGAACGCCAGGATAAAATCAGCCGCTTTGTCCAGCCACAGCCTGTAGTCTATCCTTATGCTGAGCCAGTCCCTTACGCTGTCGTTCCACAAAACATCCTGCCTCTGGCTCAGCCTCCTATAGTGCCTTTCCTTCAGCCCGAAATAATGGAAGTCTCCCAAGCTAAGGAGACCATCCTTCCTAAGCGCAAAGTGATGCCCTTCCTCAAATCTCCAATAGTGCCCTTTTCTGAACGCCAAATCTTGAATCCCACTAATGGTGAAAATCTGCGCCTTCCTGTGCATCTGATCCAGCCTTTCATGCACCAGGTCCCCCAGTCTCTTCTTCAGACTCTGATGCTTCCTTCTCAGCCTGTGCTATCTCCTCCTCAGTCTAAAGTCGCACCTTTTCCTCAGCCTGTGGTGCCCTACCCTCAGAGAGATACACCTGTCCAAGCTTTTCTGCTGTACCAGGACCCTCGACTTGGCCCCACTGGGGAGTTAGACCCTGCGACTCAACCAATTGTCGCAGTTCACAACCCCGTTATTGTAAGTCCAAATTTACTAACTCTGCTATTTCGCTCAAGATGTGTACATGATAttagaataagtaaataatagtTCTAGAATGAAAGAGCAAATGAATAGTGAGTAGATCCAAAATGCACATAGtttagatcagtgattctcaacaaCTAGCTACACAATAGAATAAGCTGgagaactttaatttttttttcaaaatcccaACATCGAAGACTACGCACAGAGATTCTGATATAATTGTTCTGATTTTCTGTGTAGAGGAAACTGAGCATTGGGAAGAAATGATTtctgaaattctgatttaataggTCTGTTGAGAATTTAGATAAAGAGGATTAAGGCTTACTAAAGCcagaattaaatttaataatctaATTGGGCTTGAAATAAGGAAGGTTTATTATTTTCTACAGTTTTGAAGTTTTCCTTGTGTACTTCTATTCCCCACACGCCGTATTCacatcttcttgttttttttttgaggaagattagccctgacctaacatctgctgccaatcctccgcttttagctgaggaagactggccctgagctaacgtctgtacccatcttcctctactttatatgtgggacgcctgcgaTAGCATGGCTTGCCCcacggtgccgtgtccgcacctgggatctgaatcagggAACCCAGGGCCGAccaagtggaatgtgcacacttaaccactgcaccattgggccagcccctcacatctTCTTTTTGACACATGCACATATGAGGGCAAATGATTGAGATGTTTATTTCATTGATCATAGAATTCTTTGGGAGAGTGCTCTTGCCAAAAAGTGAAtgcgtatttatttattttgtattttttttatttttaaggtctaagaaaatttcaaagttaATGTTTTGTCCTCATGTTTGGTAAGCTTTGGGAGTTGAGAGGTTAAACTGATCATTTTTGTGGTTAATACCTTTTCACATTTCATTCTCTTGGATAAGCCCAAGGTAGTGGCAAACTCCATCAGTATACCAGCTTACTTATTAATTATCAATGTGCTGTGCACATCTCTACAGTTGACTGTTATTTACTGACCTGAAATTATGTATCTCttgtatttcaaataattttaaattttaattatgtgcTATTGACAGATTTGATTGGTTTACTTTCAAGTGCCTCTAAGCACTTTCAAGTGCTTATGCTTGAGTAGCCTCATTTttaggaaaaactgaaaatagtttcttctacttttaagTAATTATGTTTGATGTTTTAATATCTAAAGATCAGCTTGCATTCTCTTTTCTAACTTAGGCTTTATAAACTTTGattgtttttatctcatttaaaatttacatgttgtcttttaatttactagtcaaaataaaattaattagttCACATATGAGGGTtaaaaatgggagagaatataGCTTTGGTATTCTTGCAAATCCCTTTGTGCTCATGATAGACTAGACGTTTCCCCAAAACAATTCTATGTGAGCTTATATTTGATCCTAGAGGAACTTTATCATGCCTCCAAGGTAGGGCACAAATTGGtgcatttgtaataaaatttctCATAGGAATTAGTCACACCAAAATTACaaatgaggagagaaaaacagctaTATTATATAACGTAActaattctatattttttctctatttcacagaATTGAC of Equus quagga isolate Etosha38 chromosome 3, UCLA_HA_Equagga_1.0, whole genome shotgun sequence contains these proteins:
- the CSN2 gene encoding beta-casein, coding for MKILILACLVALALAREKEELNVSSETGESLSSNEPDSSSEEKLQKFKHEGQQQREVERQDKISRFVQPQPVVYPYAEPVPYAVVPQNILPLAQPPIVPFLQPEIMEVSQAKETILPKRKVMPFLKSPIVPFSERQILNPTNGENLRLPVHLIQPFMHQVPQSLLQTLMLPSQPVLSPPQSKVAPFPQPVVPYPQRDTPVQAFLLYQDPRLGPTGELDPATQPIVAVHNPVIV